A region of Burkholderia lata DNA encodes the following proteins:
- a CDS encoding RNA polymerase sigma factor, with product MESPPTSHMMTDPDRDITATVMRERTRLVKFIRRRIRDPDDAEDILQDVFHEFVQAYRLPAPIEQVSAWLFRAARNRIVDRFRKKKEQPLADLSEVDDDANSEYRLDLALPAHDAGPEALYARTLVLKALQDALDELPTNQRDVFIAHELEGQSFKEMAAQSGVALNTLLARKRYAVLHLRARLQPIYDELDNT from the coding sequence ATGGAATCGCCACCCACTTCGCACATGATGACCGACCCAGACCGCGACATCACAGCGACAGTGATGCGTGAACGAACGAGGCTAGTGAAATTTATCCGGCGCCGGATACGCGACCCGGACGATGCCGAGGACATCCTGCAGGATGTGTTTCACGAGTTCGTACAAGCGTATCGACTTCCAGCGCCCATTGAACAGGTGAGCGCGTGGCTTTTCCGTGCCGCGCGCAACCGAATCGTCGACCGCTTTCGCAAGAAGAAGGAGCAGCCGCTGGCCGACCTGTCGGAGGTCGACGATGACGCGAACAGCGAGTATCGCCTCGACCTCGCGCTACCGGCGCATGATGCCGGCCCCGAAGCACTCTACGCTCGGACGCTCGTGCTCAAGGCCTTACAGGATGCGCTCGACGAGTTGCCGACGAATCAGCGTGACGTCTTTATCGCACACGAGCTGGAGGGTCAGTCTTTCAAGGAAATGGCCGCGCAAAGCGGTGTCGCGCTCAATACGCTGCTCGCTCGCAAACGCTATGCGGTCCTGCATTTACGTGCCCGGCTGCAGCCCATTTATGACGAATTGGATAACACCTAG
- a CDS encoding 4Fe-4S dicluster domain-containing protein, translating into MNVRDESTGDCKQQPGVIAPVVDLKRCEGKGDCVAVCPEHVFEIRRIDQTDFQGLDLMHRLKLRVHGMKVAYTPNAYACRSCGLCVTACPERAITLARTA; encoded by the coding sequence GTGAACGTGCGTGATGAATCAACGGGCGACTGCAAACAGCAGCCGGGGGTGATTGCGCCGGTCGTCGATCTGAAACGCTGCGAAGGCAAAGGCGATTGCGTCGCGGTTTGCCCCGAGCACGTGTTCGAGATCCGACGCATCGACCAGACCGATTTCCAGGGCCTCGATCTGATGCATCGCCTGAAGCTGCGCGTGCATGGAATGAAGGTCGCCTACACGCCGAATGCGTATGCCTGCCGGTCATGCGGACTTTGCGTGACGGCGTGTCCCGAACGCGCCATCACGCTCGCCCGAACGGCATAG